In Uranotaenia lowii strain MFRU-FL chromosome 2, ASM2978415v1, whole genome shotgun sequence, one genomic interval encodes:
- the LOC129743524 gene encoding uncharacterized protein LOC129743524: MADDLRRLIKKERILWNLLESLDDFLEEYEAVQDQGSLPPRLAKLDEAYNTFCELRVQIGTLYEDIDLENEDADDEARAITKETRRKENAKVFKEFVNRYFSLKQQLMLKMEFIPAQPSHRIAVSDSVLPSHTKYPELTLPTFSGNLPDWINFRDNFRSLIHDNALLNPMDKFNYLRTSLRDDALLQINQIQVSAINYNLAWSVLESKYENHKLIAQEHMKALLAAPAMQIESFEGLNALLTTFKTNLQQLEKLGQRTSDWSTLLAFMLSQKLDTKTYRLWETHHASKDVPSFEAMVEFLENLCSILQSTASRNIFENQWNSRVPISHSMMSVSSLCPICRKGPHMAEYCSSFSKMRVIDRRVLVRRLGLCFNCLESDHFVGDCSRSSCSKCGQRHHYHLHPYSPYQNSRSNIPSFSQTPRRPQRANSQTRSELYTQHDQSRTDNYQLEPINSQSTHQPPPTNTPTVSHHTTTLLSTQQNTHTAILSTAVVMLADSNGNTVSVRALLDNGSQICLMTEDLSKKLNFVRFRESLPVRGVGGCTNVSKESVLARVLSCTSQYTTAERKFYVLPQITLDLFQSSINVSTWKLPPSISLADPDFNQLSPVDIVIGVS; encoded by the coding sequence ATGGCGGACGATCTCCGACGTCTTATAAAGAAAGAACGAATTCTATGGAACCTGCTGGAAAGTTTGGACGATTTTCTGGAAGAGTACGAAGCTGTTCAGGATCAAGGTTCACTCCCACCACGATTAGCCAAACTGGACGAGGCTTACAACACGTTTTGTGAATTACGGGTTCAAATTGGCACGCTCtatgaagatattgatttggaaaatgaagATGCCGATGACGAGGCACGTGCGATCACGAAGGAAACCAGAAGAAAGGAAAATGCGAAGGTGTTCAAGGAGTTCGTGAATAGGTACTTTTCCTTAAAACAACAGCTGATGTTAAAGATGGAGTTCATCCCTGCTCAACCCTCACATAGAATCGCCGTTTCCGACTCTGTTTTGCCTTCTCACACAAAGTACCCTGAATTGACGCTGCCAACTTTCTCAGGAAATCTTCCAGATTGGATAAATTTCCGTGATAATTTCAGATCCCTGATACACGATAACGCGCTGCTGAATCCAATGGACAAGTTCAATTATCTCCGTACGTCGTTGAGAGATGATGCACTTCTCCAGATCAACCAAATTCAGGTATCAGCGATCAATTACAACCTTGCCTGGAGCGTCTTGGAATCGAAGTACGAAAACCACAAGTTGATAGCCCAGGAGCACATGAAGGCGCTACTTGCAGCACCTGCTATGCagattgaaagttttgaagGATTGAATGCACTGTTAACGACTTTCAAAACTAACCTTCAGCAGTTAGAGAAATTGGGCCAGAGGACGAGCGATTGGAGCACGCTGCTGGCGTTCATGTTATCACAGAAGTTGGACACAAAAACGTACCGTCTCTGGGAAACTCATCATGCTTCTAAAGACGTGCCTTCCTTCGAAGCTATGGTAGAGTTCCTAGAAAACCTGTGTTCGATTCTCCAGTCAACGGCCAGTCggaatatatttgaaaatcagTGGAATTCGAGGGTACCCATCAGCCACAGCATGATGTCAGTGTCGAGCCTTTGCCCTATCTGCAGAAAAGGACCACACATGGCAGAATACTGCTCGAGTTTCAGTAAGATGAGAGTGATTGACCGTAGAGTTTTAGTCCGAAGGTTGGGACTCTGTTTCAATTGCTTAGAATCCGATCATTTTGTGGGAGATTGTTCGCGTAGTTCCTGTTCGAAGTGTGGACAACGCCATCACTATCATCTGCATCCATATTCTCCGTACCAAAATAGCCGGTCAAATATCCCAAGCTTCTCTCAAACCCCTCGAAGACCTCAACGCGCGAATAGTCAAACAAGAAGTGAACTTTATACGCAACACGATCAGTCCCGGACGGATAACTACCAACTTGAACCAATTAACTCCCAATCTACACATCAGCCACCTCCCACAAACACGCCCACTGTTAGTCACCACACTACCACACTACTTAGTACACAACAGAACACTCATACTGCTATTCTATCGACAGCCGTTGTCATGCTGGCCGATAGCAACGGAAACACTGTCTCAGTTCGTGCATTATTGGACAATGGGTCCCAAATCTGTTTAATGACCGAGGATTTATCGAAAAAGCTGAACTTCGTACGTTTTCGAGAAAGTCTTCCCGTGAGAGGTGTTGGAGGTTGTACGAATGTTTCGAAAGAGTCGGTCCTGGCTCGTGTTTTGTCTTGTACATCCCAGTATACTACCGCTGAGAGAAAATTCTATGTGCTACCTCAAATCACGTTGGATTTGTTCCAAAGTAGCATCAATGTCAGTACCTGGAAACTGCCGCCGTCTATCAGTCTTGCAGATCCTGATTTCAACCAATTGAGCCCTGTTGATATTGTGATAGGAGTGTCTTAG